The following are from one region of the Paenibacillus sp. KS-LC4 genome:
- a CDS encoding carbohydrate ABC transporter permease, whose amino-acid sequence MTMRIRISRMGRIVFLTVFGAILIYPILWMLSASFKPMHEIFSTVSLLSSQFQINSYINGWKGTGQFGFSTFFFNSLLMVVPTVIATVISSLLVAYGFARFRFPGKNMLFSLMIATLMLPNAVIIIPSYLLFRSFGWLDSYWPFIIPAAFATYPFFIFMMVQFLRGLPRDLDESAVMDGCNSFKILTHILLPLSKPAVVSAAVFQFIWTWNDFFNSLIFINSVKKYPVSLGLRMSLDTSSISNWDQVMAMSVVSIIPCLVVFFMAQRYFVEGIATTGIKG is encoded by the coding sequence ATGACTATGCGGATACGTATAAGCAGAATGGGCAGAATCGTATTTTTGACGGTTTTTGGCGCCATCCTGATATATCCGATTTTGTGGATGCTCAGCGCCTCTTTCAAGCCTATGCATGAAATTTTCTCAACGGTAAGCTTGCTTTCGTCTCAATTCCAAATCAACTCCTACATTAACGGCTGGAAGGGCACAGGGCAGTTCGGATTCAGCACCTTCTTCTTCAACTCATTGCTGATGGTGGTACCTACGGTTATCGCCACTGTTATATCCAGTCTGCTTGTGGCTTACGGCTTTGCGCGTTTTCGGTTCCCGGGCAAAAATATGTTGTTTTCCTTAATGATTGCTACGTTGATGCTGCCTAATGCGGTCATTATTATCCCGAGTTACCTGCTATTCCGTAGCTTTGGCTGGTTGGATTCGTACTGGCCGTTTATTATTCCGGCGGCGTTTGCCACGTATCCCTTTTTTATCTTTATGATGGTGCAATTTTTGCGAGGTCTTCCACGTGATCTAGATGAATCGGCAGTTATGGACGGCTGCAATTCCTTCAAAATATTGACGCATATTTTATTGCCGTTGAGCAAGCCGGCGGTCGTGTCCGCTGCTGTATTCCAGTTTATCTGGACCTGGAACGATTTCTTCAACTCTCTGATTTTTATTAACAGTGTCAAAAAATATCCAGTGTCCCTTGGTTTGCGCATGTCGCTGGATACCTCTTCGATTTCGAACTGGGATCAGGTAATGGCTATGTCGGTTGTCTCCATTATTCCATGTTTGGTGGTGTTCTTTATGGCACAGCGTTATTTTGTGGAAGGTATTGCAACAACGGGTATTAAAGGATAA
- a CDS encoding TIM barrel protein — MNHHSPVFVAASVYGTLAERRGQAYIAAMAARSGAAGFEIRRELLEGDEPPYEELRAAVQGGGLRTAYSVPVELWGSDGSLNREQLLRALEEGRKLGAEILKTTLGGYRRSLSDLSALRVCLEEAGYMKLPIQLTVENDQSEHGGRPAELKSFLDACAELHIPVRMTFDVGNWLWLGEDIVAAAQLLMPYIVYVHFKWSATCDGVMAAAPLPADADARWRDVLSCFSAELPRVIEFPIAAEDLEQATRYYVELLSQA, encoded by the coding sequence ATGAATCATCACTCACCTGTATTTGTGGCAGCCTCGGTATACGGTACGCTGGCAGAGCGGCGTGGACAAGCTTATATTGCCGCCATGGCGGCGCGCTCCGGGGCAGCGGGTTTTGAAATTCGGCGGGAGCTGCTTGAGGGAGATGAGCCGCCGTATGAAGAATTGCGGGCCGCCGTTCAGGGCGGCGGTCTGCGCACCGCCTATTCCGTTCCCGTGGAGCTGTGGGGAAGCGACGGAAGCCTGAACCGCGAACAACTGCTTCGTGCATTGGAGGAAGGCAGGAAGCTGGGGGCAGAAATTCTGAAAACAACCTTGGGTGGCTATCGCCGTAGCTTGTCCGATCTGTCTGCACTGCGCGTCTGCTTGGAGGAGGCTGGGTACATGAAGCTGCCCATACAACTGACCGTAGAGAACGACCAGAGCGAGCATGGAGGACGTCCCGCTGAGCTGAAGTCCTTCCTGGATGCTTGCGCGGAGCTTCATATTCCGGTTCGAATGACCTTTGATGTTGGCAACTGGTTATGGCTCGGCGAGGATATTGTAGCGGCAGCGCAATTGCTCATGCCTTATATCGTATATGTTCATTTCAAGTGGTCGGCAACCTGCGACGGTGTTATGGCGGCTGCCCCGCTGCCCGCAGATGCCGATGCCCGCTGGAGAGACGTGTTGTCCTGCTTCTCCGCGGAGTTGCCGCGGGTAATTGAATTTCCGATAGCCGCGGAGGACCTGGAGCAGGCGACCCGCTATTACGTGGAGCTGTTGTCACAAGCCTAG
- a CDS encoding sugar phosphate isomerase/epimerase family protein, which yields MSVQNYIIKNERIRNVFLELKQSGKFNGQQRLNFSWSNWGFGLESLEDTAKRLQKAGIRYIELHGNHYGGDLGYKVKETLAVLDEHDIKVSGVCGMFSVDNDLSSNRAVHRQAAIDYLKREIEFTEAVGGSYLLVVPGAVGRAARYDDMEFDRSVETLRLVADLFVKHGVKAAIEPIRSAEVSFVHSIADAQKYIRTVDHPGIRHINADIYHMQAEEAHIGESLLAAGEQLVNLHLADSNRCALGEGSLDLDTVIMALYVLGYNREGRFVTPEPLGPGGDPYPAMYGKPDKALLDHMVIQSAAYFREREEALLSQPGHS from the coding sequence ATGTCGGTGCAGAATTATATCATCAAAAATGAACGGATCAGGAATGTATTTTTGGAGCTGAAGCAAAGCGGGAAATTCAATGGTCAGCAACGCCTGAATTTCTCATGGAGCAATTGGGGCTTTGGCTTAGAATCGCTGGAGGATACGGCGAAACGGTTACAGAAGGCCGGTATACGCTATATCGAGCTGCATGGTAATCATTACGGTGGCGATCTAGGCTACAAGGTAAAGGAAACGCTAGCGGTGCTGGATGAACATGATATCAAGGTGTCCGGTGTCTGCGGCATGTTCTCAGTGGACAATGATTTATCCAGCAACCGTGCCGTTCATCGACAGGCGGCGATTGATTACCTGAAGCGGGAAATCGAGTTTACCGAAGCGGTTGGAGGAAGCTATTTGCTCGTTGTACCGGGGGCTGTCGGACGTGCGGCCAGATATGACGATATGGAGTTTGATCGCAGCGTCGAGACGCTGCGCCTGGTGGCCGATTTATTCGTCAAGCATGGCGTGAAAGCGGCTATTGAGCCAATTCGCTCTGCGGAGGTTAGCTTCGTCCATTCGATCGCGGACGCCCAGAAATATATTCGCACTGTAGACCATCCCGGCATCAGACATATTAATGCCGATATCTATCATATGCAGGCGGAGGAAGCCCATATCGGAGAATCGCTGCTGGCTGCGGGTGAGCAACTCGTCAATCTCCATCTGGCGGACAGCAATCGCTGCGCACTTGGAGAGGGTTCGCTTGATCTGGATACCGTCATTATGGCGCTGTATGTGCTTGGCTACAATCGGGAGGGACGCTTCGTAACGCCGGAGCCGCTTGGTCCCGGAGGAGATCCCTATCCGGCAATGTACGGCAAGCCGGACAAGGCATTGCTGGATCACATGGTGATACAATCGGCAGCTTATTTCCGTGAGCGTGAGGAAGCGCTTCTGAGCCAGCCCGGACATAGCTAG
- a CDS encoding sugar phosphate isomerase/epimerase family protein encodes MTQQLFLPSLLIPEIYHPVMNDKGHTAGLIEELGSEGFYRSFEICDGFDAEDRGRIRTAAQANGLVITQWLTFFIYRHNLDVSSLDSSLRLETVRRIKENLYLAAECGASNVAFIPGPDPGIERRKEGFEAFYESLCAICEEAASYNLTILVEPLDRDAHKKRLVGPTEDAVALLSMVRQQYLNVGIAFDTAHAALNGENIEQAIALAGSCLEQIHFSNAILDKESEGYGDHHMPIGLPGFLTTEKMASILRAVGQPNDPEGKGVRIAMEVRSNEQSDIEQNARSARTILESAIQMAGKESV; translated from the coding sequence ATGACACAGCAACTTTTTTTGCCATCATTGCTTATACCGGAAATCTATCATCCCGTTATGAATGACAAGGGACATACGGCAGGTCTGATCGAGGAGTTGGGCTCGGAGGGCTTCTACCGCTCCTTCGAAATTTGCGATGGCTTTGATGCGGAGGATCGGGGACGGATTCGGACGGCGGCACAGGCTAACGGACTTGTTATTACACAATGGTTGACGTTCTTTATTTACCGCCACAATCTGGATGTGTCTTCGCTGGACTCCTCCTTGCGGCTGGAGACGGTGCGACGGATCAAGGAAAATCTGTACCTGGCCGCTGAATGTGGCGCATCCAACGTTGCGTTTATCCCTGGCCCCGACCCGGGTATCGAGCGGCGCAAGGAAGGCTTCGAAGCCTTCTATGAGAGCTTGTGCGCCATTTGTGAGGAAGCAGCTTCGTACAATCTGACGATATTGGTGGAGCCGCTGGATCGGGATGCCCACAAGAAACGGCTTGTAGGCCCTACAGAGGACGCGGTTGCACTCCTGTCCATGGTGAGACAGCAATATCTCAATGTGGGTATCGCTTTTGATACTGCTCATGCGGCGCTAAACGGTGAAAATATCGAGCAGGCTATTGCTCTGGCTGGATCATGCTTGGAACAAATTCATTTCTCCAATGCCATTCTGGACAAGGAAAGCGAAGGATATGGCGATCATCATATGCCGATTGGCCTGCCAGGGTTTCTGACAACGGAAAAAATGGCTTCTATCCTGAGGGCGGTCGGACAGCCGAATGACCCGGAAGGGAAGGGAGTGCGCATTGCCATGGAAGTCAGAAGCAATGAACAAAGCGATATAGAGCAGAATGCCAGATCAGCCAGAACGATTCTGGAATCTGCGATTCAGATGGCAGGTAAGGAATCGGTATAA
- a CDS encoding rhodanese-related sulfurtransferase, producing the protein MNNPSNYQVLLYYKFVAIPDAEQFAAEHLAYCKELNLRGRILIADEGINGTVSGTVEQTEQYMRDLRANPLFADIVIKIDEADAHAFPKMFVRYKKELVTLRYDKPLDPNTLTGTHLSPKEFHDYLLREDVIVLDGRSDYEYDLGHFRNAIRPDLKTFKEFPEWLRENMADMKDKPIITYCTGGIRCEKLTGVMLSEGFKDVYQLDGGIVTYGKDEEVQGRLFDGKCYVFDERISVTINRTDEAVVVGKCYHCEAPAETYINCADDTCHRQHIVCPDCEETHHGFCSLDCEEHVTSV; encoded by the coding sequence ATGAACAACCCTTCCAACTATCAGGTTTTACTGTATTATAAATTTGTTGCAATTCCGGATGCGGAGCAATTCGCGGCCGAGCATTTGGCTTACTGCAAGGAGTTAAACTTAAGAGGCCGCATTCTTATTGCGGACGAGGGTATTAACGGCACCGTATCGGGAACGGTTGAGCAAACCGAGCAATATATGCGCGACCTGCGCGCCAATCCGTTATTTGCTGATATCGTCATTAAAATCGATGAAGCCGATGCGCATGCTTTTCCAAAAATGTTCGTCCGTTACAAAAAAGAGCTCGTTACGCTTCGCTACGACAAGCCTCTTGATCCCAATACGCTAACTGGCACACATCTATCTCCCAAAGAGTTCCACGACTATCTGCTAAGAGAAGATGTTATTGTGCTGGACGGCCGCAGCGATTACGAATACGATCTTGGACATTTCCGCAATGCTATTAGACCTGATCTTAAAACCTTCAAGGAATTTCCGGAATGGCTTCGCGAAAATATGGCGGACATGAAGGACAAGCCGATCATCACTTACTGCACAGGCGGTATCCGCTGTGAGAAGCTGACTGGCGTCATGCTAAGCGAAGGCTTCAAGGATGTTTATCAGCTTGATGGAGGCATTGTCACCTACGGAAAGGATGAGGAAGTTCAAGGCAGGCTTTTCGATGGCAAATGCTATGTGTTTGATGAGCGGATTTCGGTGACCATTAACCGCACAGATGAAGCTGTCGTCGTCGGAAAATGCTATCACTGCGAAGCTCCAGCGGAAACGTATATTAACTGCGCGGATGATACTTGCCACCGTCAGCATATTGTATGCCCGGACTGTGAGGAGACTCATCACGGCTTCTGTTCTCTCGATTGCGAGGAGCATGTGACGAGCGTTTAA
- a CDS encoding MarR family transcriptional regulator translates to MDSLKLEYYGKLFQSFEILERKWMKDWNQNNQVGLSKSHIRILGILHDKGPQRPSKLADDLNITTGGITLLTKKMLDDGYIIRSESHRDRRVVQLEISEAGKAILSTAQEEINRLMENMFNKMTLEEMQTMAVLLNKLL, encoded by the coding sequence ATGGACAGTTTGAAGCTTGAGTATTACGGCAAGCTGTTTCAAAGCTTCGAGATACTGGAGCGAAAATGGATGAAGGATTGGAATCAGAACAATCAAGTAGGGCTTTCCAAAAGCCATATTCGAATTCTCGGAATATTGCATGATAAAGGTCCGCAAAGACCCTCTAAGCTCGCGGATGATCTGAACATAACGACAGGCGGCATAACCCTGCTTACTAAAAAGATGCTTGATGATGGTTATATCATCCGCTCAGAGAGCCATCGCGACCGCAGAGTCGTGCAATTGGAAATTAGCGAAGCAGGCAAGGCTATTTTGTCCACCGCCCAAGAAGAAATTAATCGGCTCATGGAAAATATGTTTAATAAGATGACGTTGGAAGAAATGCAGACAATGGCTGTTCTTTTGAACAAGCTGCTATAA
- a CDS encoding oxidoreductase codes for MSAGWTKDSMTDVSGQVVIVTGANSGLGFETAAALAERKAKVVLAVRNMEKGREAAGKIKSAYPGAHVAPMQLDLGDLNSVRAFAADFINQYEALSILINNAGIMIPPHRLTKDGFESQFGGNHLGHFALTGLLLPKLKAAPNARVVTVSSIAAHNAAIDFNNLDGAKGYSAIKFYGQSKLANLMFARELHNRLNSNHIDVASVACHPGISNTNLFSFGSGKQANAFMRMLTGLLSQPAHMGALPTLYAATAPTIKGGEYIGPDGRGGRKGYPKSAEIINKLYDAEISNRLWNISESLTGVSYKFD; via the coding sequence ATGAGCGCAGGTTGGACTAAAGACAGCATGACAGATGTGTCAGGGCAAGTCGTCATCGTTACAGGTGCGAATAGCGGATTAGGCTTTGAAACAGCAGCAGCTCTAGCGGAAAGAAAGGCTAAGGTTGTGCTTGCGGTTCGAAATATGGAGAAGGGACGAGAGGCGGCTGGCAAAATAAAGTCGGCCTATCCGGGGGCACATGTGGCACCGATGCAGCTTGATCTTGGTGATTTGAATAGCGTTAGAGCGTTCGCTGCGGATTTTATAAATCAATATGAGGCCTTGTCTATTCTTATTAATAATGCAGGCATTATGATTCCTCCGCATCGCTTGACCAAGGATGGCTTCGAATCACAGTTTGGCGGTAATCATTTGGGCCATTTTGCGCTGACGGGATTGCTCTTGCCAAAGCTTAAGGCTGCTCCAAATGCGAGAGTAGTTACAGTTAGCAGTATAGCTGCCCATAACGCGGCTATTGACTTCAACAATTTAGACGGAGCCAAAGGATACAGCGCCATTAAATTTTATGGGCAAAGCAAGCTGGCTAATCTCATGTTTGCGAGGGAGCTACACAACAGGCTGAATTCCAACCATATAGATGTGGCAAGCGTCGCTTGTCATCCGGGAATATCGAATACTAATTTGTTTTCCTTTGGTTCAGGAAAGCAAGCCAATGCATTCATGCGAATGCTTACCGGCCTATTAAGTCAGCCCGCACATATGGGGGCACTGCCGACGTTGTATGCTGCAACAGCACCGACCATTAAGGGCGGGGAGTATATTGGCCCTGATGGCAGAGGTGGCAGAAAGGGTTACCCGAAGAGTGCCGAAATTATTAATAAATTATACGATGCTGAAATTTCGAACCGGCTATGGAATATTTCTGAAAGCTTAACGGGCGTTTCTTATAAGTTCGACTAG
- a CDS encoding HNH endonuclease signature motif containing protein: MTFIEKWLHIIRSCSFDNTYKMAWAKAITEIAVEYEEQSKMEASRHVEVQLREIAKKVLRYYFEQTMFFNLQQSSNPVKPPVMVSTSKTLIAAYQAQSGTMKPIKWFRSKIESVCSKEYEKAVREIVRALKTDVSYRFLRVEGKEVEGVYKYEQKADSLFIQKENLLALKQNRLVVVDAINYRWTQMLENFNHSPRLSKKLRIIDDDEVSRRSLGKFASYLFVENPDSHCFICNLKIEDETPSIDHVIPWSYLYSDDLWNLVFAHQSCNSSKSNVVPNEMMIQRLEERNKTLFQLLEELGKLDKHVSELEFAIDSNLVRKFWIACQG; the protein is encoded by the coding sequence ATGACTTTTATAGAAAAATGGCTGCACATCATTAGAAGTTGCAGCTTCGATAACACATACAAAATGGCATGGGCAAAAGCAATTACAGAAATAGCAGTAGAATATGAAGAACAGTCAAAAATGGAAGCGTCGAGGCATGTGGAAGTTCAATTAAGAGAAATTGCAAAGAAGGTACTGCGCTATTATTTTGAACAAACGATGTTTTTTAATCTTCAACAAAGCTCGAATCCAGTAAAGCCACCTGTTATGGTCAGCACTTCTAAAACGCTTATAGCGGCTTATCAGGCTCAATCAGGTACAATGAAGCCTATAAAATGGTTCAGATCGAAAATCGAATCCGTATGCAGCAAAGAGTATGAGAAAGCAGTTCGTGAAATTGTACGAGCACTAAAAACAGATGTAAGTTATCGTTTTTTGCGGGTTGAAGGTAAAGAAGTGGAAGGTGTCTACAAGTATGAGCAAAAAGCAGATAGCTTGTTCATTCAAAAAGAAAACTTGCTTGCATTAAAACAAAACCGATTAGTTGTTGTCGATGCTATTAACTATCGTTGGACGCAAATGCTAGAGAATTTTAATCACTCACCTAGGTTATCGAAAAAATTACGAATTATAGATGATGACGAGGTAAGTCGAAGGTCGTTAGGTAAGTTTGCATCCTATCTTTTCGTTGAAAATCCTGATTCTCATTGCTTCATATGTAACTTGAAAATTGAAGATGAAACGCCATCTATAGATCATGTTATTCCATGGTCCTATCTATATTCCGATGATTTATGGAATCTTGTGTTTGCCCATCAATCATGTAACAGCAGTAAATCAAATGTAGTGCCCAATGAGATGATGATTCAGCGGCTTGAGGAGAGGAATAAAACCCTGTTTCAACTTTTAGAGGAATTAGGAAAGCTTGATAAACATGTTTCAGAACTGGAATTTGCTATTGACAGTAATCTTGTCCGCAAGTTTTGGATTGCTTGTCAGGGCTAA
- a CDS encoding prolyl oligopeptidase family serine peptidase, with amino-acid sequence MKMNKGLLSSLLVLAVTSTSFALSNVSANNSDSKAVQPSYSLIVKGFDWGPSVHKIVLNTGSTIQGSSLAADSFKVLVERNYPMFNFETQSSYDAFDSSSRKITNTYLSDESGNKLDQQTGRYITLEMSVHPDLATASTFSFDLQTFTNQYVDLQYTIIQQKVLKDNAGNAINDLTTTKETPHTVLEEAVDKFDITGKFNYKDAKHGDIALTYASYLPDSDEKKLPLIIWLHGAGEGGTDPRVALLGNRVTALVEDSIQKLFGKAAVLVPQTPTFWMNNGTGQYTQDGGSMYTGALTALIKQYVKDNKANIDPKRIYIGGCSNGGFMTLNMLLANPNYFAAAYPSAEAYSDSWLTNKDIAKLKNTPIWFTAAGADQTVDTSKNTTPTYKRLVAAGASNVHYSYFDTVLDLSGQYVKGNGNNSPYEYNGHWSWIYVLNNEVSKDYNGKPVKVDGKAVTLMEWLAKQTK; translated from the coding sequence ATGAAGATGAACAAAGGATTATTATCGAGCCTGCTTGTTTTGGCGGTTACCTCAACTAGCTTTGCGCTTTCAAATGTAAGCGCAAACAATTCTGATTCTAAAGCTGTACAGCCTTCCTACTCTCTAATTGTGAAGGGCTTTGACTGGGGGCCAAGCGTACATAAAATCGTCCTGAACACCGGGAGCACGATTCAAGGAAGCTCGCTGGCTGCCGACAGCTTCAAGGTACTCGTAGAGCGCAATTATCCGATGTTCAACTTCGAAACCCAAAGCTCCTATGACGCCTTCGATAGCAGCAGCAGAAAAATAACGAACACCTACCTTTCCGACGAGTCAGGCAATAAGCTGGATCAGCAAACCGGCCGGTACATTACCCTTGAGATGAGCGTTCATCCTGATCTTGCAACGGCAAGCACGTTTAGCTTTGATCTGCAAACCTTTACGAATCAATATGTGGATCTTCAATATACAATCATACAGCAGAAAGTGCTCAAGGATAATGCAGGAAACGCCATTAATGATTTGACGACGACGAAGGAAACTCCGCATACGGTATTGGAAGAGGCTGTCGACAAATTTGATATTACAGGGAAATTCAATTATAAAGACGCTAAGCATGGCGATATCGCGCTAACCTATGCCTCCTATTTGCCTGATTCCGACGAGAAGAAGCTCCCGCTCATCATTTGGCTGCACGGCGCTGGCGAAGGGGGAACCGATCCTCGGGTCGCTTTATTGGGAAACCGGGTAACCGCATTGGTTGAAGACTCTATACAGAAGCTTTTTGGCAAAGCAGCCGTCCTTGTCCCTCAAACGCCTACCTTCTGGATGAATAACGGAACCGGGCAATATACGCAGGATGGCGGCAGCATGTATACAGGTGCCTTGACGGCGTTAATCAAGCAATATGTTAAAGACAATAAGGCGAATATTGATCCGAAGCGCATTTATATTGGCGGCTGCTCAAACGGCGGATTTATGACCCTGAATATGCTTCTTGCGAATCCTAATTATTTTGCAGCGGCTTATCCGTCGGCAGAGGCCTACTCAGACTCATGGCTAACGAACAAAGACATCGCCAAGCTTAAAAATACTCCGATTTGGTTTACTGCTGCTGGGGCAGATCAAACGGTAGATACCTCAAAAAACACTACGCCTACTTATAAGAGGCTCGTTGCTGCCGGTGCTTCTAATGTGCATTATTCTTATTTTGATACCGTGCTCGATTTGAGCGGCCAGTATGTCAAAGGTAATGGAAACAATAGTCCATATGAATACAATGGCCACTGGTCCTGGATTTATGTACTGAACAATGAAGTGTCCAAGGACTATAATGGCAAACCTGTGAAGGTGGACGGTAAAGCTGTCACTCTTATGGAATGGCTGGCAAAGCAAACAAAATGA
- a CDS encoding HAMP domain-containing sensor histidine kinase: MFTKLRNRFLIVNLVIISVVMLIAFASIYVITYRNVKADINDEIHRVADFYQKPFGGSDSSPSGRHKGDSTSPPINGAIDSGPIDSGPTDNEDSRPERSVAFMLKTDADWNITSTNSPFTVDEAFCIAAVQEASKENKNTGQFNLDGSHWAFIKQQTNEGYSLVFLDVTAQQEILTNLIYTFSFVGLAMLIILFFTSRFFANQSIRPVKEAFDKQKQFIADASHEMKTPLTIINTNTDVLLSNSEDTIHNQAKWLHYIKSETERMTKLTNDLLYLTEMDDTRTGMIYRKLNMSEAVENIILTMEAVIFEKNVSLDYEIEPDLMVQGSSEQLKQVVMILLDNAVKYTSAKGKVTLSLQKQQNDVVLTVTNTGEGIAAEHLPRIFDRFYRTDSSRARKQGGYGLGLAIAKSIIEQHKGKIYAKSTVGESTSFYIHLSRGD; the protein is encoded by the coding sequence ATGTTCACAAAGCTCAGAAATCGGTTTCTTATCGTTAACCTGGTCATTATTTCGGTCGTTATGCTGATCGCCTTCGCCTCTATCTACGTTATTACGTACCGGAATGTGAAGGCGGATATTAACGACGAGATTCACCGCGTAGCCGATTTTTATCAGAAGCCCTTTGGCGGTTCTGATTCTTCCCCCTCCGGCAGGCACAAGGGAGATTCTACTTCTCCGCCTATAAATGGGGCTATAGATAGTGGCCCCATAGATAGCGGGCCTACGGATAATGAAGATTCACGGCCGGAGCGTTCGGTTGCCTTTATGTTGAAAACGGATGCCGATTGGAATATTACCAGCACGAACTCTCCATTTACAGTTGACGAGGCATTTTGCATCGCTGCGGTGCAGGAGGCGTCTAAGGAAAATAAAAACACCGGACAGTTCAATTTGGATGGGAGCCACTGGGCTTTTATCAAGCAGCAGACCAATGAAGGCTATAGCCTGGTCTTCCTTGACGTCACCGCCCAGCAGGAGATTTTGACCAATTTAATTTATACGTTTTCTTTCGTTGGGCTCGCGATGCTGATCATCTTGTTTTTCACCAGCCGCTTCTTCGCAAACCAGTCGATCAGACCCGTGAAGGAAGCCTTCGATAAACAGAAGCAATTTATCGCCGATGCCTCACATGAAATGAAAACACCGCTTACGATCATTAACACGAATACAGATGTGCTGCTTTCCAATAGTGAAGATACCATTCACAATCAGGCGAAGTGGCTGCACTACATCAAATCAGAAACAGAAAGAATGACGAAGCTGACCAATGACCTGCTGTATTTAACGGAAATGGATGATACCCGAACAGGCATGATCTACAGAAAGCTCAATATGAGTGAAGCGGTTGAAAATATTATTTTAACAATGGAAGCTGTCATATTTGAAAAAAATGTGTCTCTGGATTATGAGATAGAACCAGATTTAATGGTGCAGGGCAGCAGTGAGCAGCTCAAGCAAGTCGTCATGATTTTGCTGGACAATGCGGTCAAATACACAAGCGCCAAGGGGAAGGTTACGCTGTCGCTCCAGAAGCAGCAAAACGATGTTGTGCTTACGGTCACCAACACCGGTGAAGGAATTGCCGCTGAGCATCTGCCCCGCATATTTGACCGCTTTTACCGAACCGATTCCTCCAGAGCGCGCAAGCAAGGCGGCTACGGACTTGGTTTGGCGATTGCCAAATCCATTATCGAGCAGCATAAGGGGAAAATTTACGCAAAAAGTACGGTTGGCGAATCAACGAGCTTTTATATTCATCTGTCTCGCGGGGATTAG
- a CDS encoding response regulator transcription factor: MRILIVEDELHLAEALSQILKKHNYAVDAVHDGVSGLDYARSGIYDLLLLDIMMPEMDGISVLTQLRKEGISTPVILLTAKGEITDMVAGLDHGADDYIAKPFSSEELLARIRAALRRKGEVVPEDALKFGDIELNTTNLKLSVKGNEIKLNLKESALLELLIVRKQAITSKELIIEKLWGFDSEAEHNNVEVYISFLRKKFTFLHSTVRINTIRNVGYVLEVTA, translated from the coding sequence ATGAGAATTTTAATTGTAGAAGATGAGCTTCATTTAGCTGAAGCTTTGAGTCAAATATTAAAGAAGCATAATTACGCCGTTGACGCCGTCCATGATGGCGTTTCCGGGCTCGACTACGCGCGAAGCGGCATCTATGATTTGCTGCTGCTTGATATTATGATGCCGGAGATGGATGGAATTAGCGTGCTTACCCAGCTGCGGAAAGAGGGCATATCTACCCCTGTCATTCTGCTTACTGCAAAAGGGGAAATTACCGACATGGTGGCCGGACTTGACCATGGAGCCGATGACTATATTGCCAAGCCTTTTTCATCAGAGGAGCTGCTTGCCCGTATACGGGCTGCACTAAGGCGCAAAGGCGAGGTCGTGCCGGAGGATGCGTTAAAGTTCGGAGATATTGAATTAAACACGACGAATTTGAAGCTTTCCGTTAAAGGTAATGAAATAAAGCTCAATTTGAAGGAAAGTGCCCTATTGGAGCTGCTGATCGTCAGAAAGCAGGCGATTACCTCCAAGGAGCTGATTATTGAGAAGCTATGGGGCTTTGACTCCGAGGCGGAGCACAACAATGTGGAGGTATACATCTCTTTTTTGAGGAAAAAGTTTACGTTTCTGCATTCGACGGTACGCATTAATACGATTCGTAACGTAGGGTATGTATTAGAGGTGACTGCCTAA